Genomic segment of Bifidobacterium lemurum:
ATCTGCGCCGCCGACCATGCGTCCTTCCGTTATGCCGCCGCCGGCGACGACTATGCGCTGCGCGACGCGACGCTTGCCATCCGCCAAGGCGAATGCGTGGTGCTGTGCGGTCAGAGCGGATGCGGCAAAACCACGCTCACCCGCCTGTTCAATGGCTTGGTGCCTTCGTTCTTCGCCGGCGAGCTCACCGGCTCGCAGCGCACCTGCGGACTCGATGCGGCGTCCACTCCGATCGACGTGTTCACACCATTGGTGGGCAGCGTGTTCCAGAACCCCAAAACGCAGTATTTCAACGCGAACACCACCGACGAACTGACCTTCGCCTGCGAGAACATGGGGCTGCCGTCCGAGGAGATTCGCCGTCGCGTGGAGTCCGTCGCGCGGCGTTTCGATGTGACGCATCTGCTGGACCGCAGCGTCTTCCACCTGTCGGGCGGGCAGAAGCAACGTATCGCCATCGCGGCGGCCACGGTGCTCGACCCCAAAGTGGTGGTGTTGGACGAGCCGACCAGCAACCTCGACGCTTCAGCCATCGACGATATGCGCCATGCGATCGAAAGGATGAAGACGGATGGATTGACCGTGATCGTCGCCGAACACCGACTCGCCTGGCTGACCGGCGTCGCCGACCGGTACGTGGTCTTCGAGCATGGGCACGTCACGCACGATCTGCCCGCGAGCGAATTCCTCGCATTGCCGCAGGAGCGGATCCGCGCCTTGGGACTGCGCGCGTTGGATCTCACGCCATATCGCCGACGGATCGAACGAAAGCTCCATAATGACGACCTTGCCGCCCCAGCCGACCGCTCATCCGTCGATGCGGCGTCCGCCCGTGAGCGCTCGCGCCCCAAGCGCGGCGAAACCATATTGCGCACGGAAAACCTATGCGTCGGCTATCGCAAACGCGACGCGTTCAGCCGCGCCATCCCGGACCTCGAGCTGCGTTCCGGTGAGATCACCGGTCTGATGGGACGCAACGGCTGCGGCAAAACCACGTTGGTGCGCACGCTCACAGGCCTGATCAAACCGCTTTCCGGCCGAATCTCGCTCGACGGCCGACCCGCGCGTCCCGCCACGCTGACCCGCGCCGGATTCCTCGTGATGCAGGACGTGAACTATCAGCTGTTCAGCGACAGCGTACGCGAGGAGCTCCTGCTCGGATTGGACGAAACCGACCCGCAAGTCGCCGCCCGCTGCGAACGGCTGCTGCGCGAGCTCGACCTTGCCGAATTGGCCGACCGTCATCCGATGAGCCTGTCGGGCGGGCAGAAGCAACGTACGGCCATCGCCTCGGCGATGATGTGCGGCAAACGGCTGGTCGTGCTGGACGAGCCGACCAGCGGACTCGACCGCTTGCATATGGAACAGGTCGGCGCGCTGCTGCGACGTCTGGCCGACACCGGCA
This window contains:
- a CDS encoding ABC transporter ATP-binding protein codes for the protein MPQDAGVSMQGAGEGSVICAADHASFRYAAAGDDYALRDATLAIRQGECVVLCGQSGCGKTTLTRLFNGLVPSFFAGELTGSQRTCGLDAASTPIDVFTPLVGSVFQNPKTQYFNANTTDELTFACENMGLPSEEIRRRVESVARRFDVTHLLDRSVFHLSGGQKQRIAIAAATVLDPKVVVLDEPTSNLDASAIDDMRHAIERMKTDGLTVIVAEHRLAWLTGVADRYVVFEHGHVTHDLPASEFLALPQERIRALGLRALDLTPYRRRIERKLHNDDLAAPADRSSVDAASARERSRPKRGETILRTENLCVGYRKRDAFSRAIPDLELRSGEITGLMGRNGCGKTTLVRTLTGLIKPLSGRISLDGRPARPATLTRAGFLVMQDVNYQLFSDSVREELLLGLDETDPQVAARCERLLRELDLAELADRHPMSLSGGQKQRTAIASAMMCGKRLVVLDEPTSGLDRLHMEQVGALLRRLADTGTAVLVVTHDEELAADWCDRIIDLESTTPSSKEES